From one Pseudomonas fluorescens genomic stretch:
- a CDS encoding acyl-CoA dehydrogenase family protein translates to MSAHDLPTPLAAHNAGQDYAQLQARFAPVFARIADGAVEREQQRTLAHEPVAWLREAGFAALRVPQALKGAQVSLPVLFRLLIDLAEADSNLPQIFRAHFGFVEGRLSSGDAASQRHWLAKVAAGQLWGAAMAERTDTTGNSVRLSPADPQVPESGWLLHGEKYYCTGAIYADWVAAVAMLEEDFVSVVVPTTAPGVSLEDDWDGFGQRLSGSGTTRFANVAVPPQQVLRRFKPGELRAESYLSAFYQLYHLATLAGIARAVQRDAVDFVRGRTRAFGVPGQSSPKDDPLVQRVIGRLSSLAYAAQALVLDVAQVLQRVHEAELDGTVGEAHYVEADIRTYQAQQIVLAQVLEATNLLFEVGGASATSQARRLDRHWRNARTLASHNPAILREKALGNYYLNGISPGAAWRQLHAQDNAARDEASAV, encoded by the coding sequence ATGAGTGCCCATGATTTGCCAACACCCCTGGCCGCGCACAATGCTGGCCAGGACTATGCCCAACTGCAGGCGCGTTTTGCTCCGGTCTTTGCCCGCATTGCCGACGGCGCGGTCGAACGCGAGCAGCAACGCACGCTGGCCCATGAGCCGGTGGCCTGGCTGCGCGAAGCGGGCTTCGCTGCCTTGCGCGTGCCCCAAGCGTTGAAGGGTGCGCAGGTCAGCCTGCCGGTGCTGTTTCGCCTGTTGATTGACCTGGCCGAAGCCGACTCCAACCTGCCGCAGATCTTTCGCGCCCACTTCGGTTTTGTCGAAGGCCGGCTGTCCAGCGGCGATGCCGCCTCGCAACGGCACTGGCTGGCCAAGGTGGCGGCAGGGCAGTTGTGGGGCGCGGCCATGGCCGAACGCACCGACACCACCGGCAACTCGGTGCGCCTCAGCCCGGCCGACCCGCAGGTGCCAGAGAGCGGTTGGTTGCTGCACGGCGAGAAGTACTACTGCACCGGCGCCATCTATGCCGACTGGGTGGCAGCGGTGGCCATGCTCGAGGAGGACTTTGTCAGCGTGGTGGTGCCGACCACGGCGCCGGGGGTCAGCCTGGAAGACGACTGGGACGGTTTCGGCCAGCGCCTGAGCGGCAGCGGCACCACCCGTTTTGCCAATGTCGCGGTGCCGCCGCAGCAGGTGTTGCGGCGCTTCAAGCCCGGCGAGCTGCGCGCCGAGTCCTACTTGTCGGCCTTCTACCAGCTGTATCACCTGGCGACCCTGGCCGGTATCGCCCGTGCAGTGCAGCGCGATGCCGTCGACTTCGTCCGCGGCCGCACCCGCGCCTTTGGCGTACCGGGCCAGTCCAGCCCCAAGGACGATCCGCTGGTGCAGCGGGTGATCGGCCGCCTGTCGAGCCTGGCCTATGCCGCCCAGGCCCTGGTGCTGGATGTCGCCCAGGTGCTGCAGCGAGTGCACGAAGCCGAGCTCGACGGCACGGTGGGCGAAGCGCACTACGTCGAGGCCGACATCCGCACCTACCAGGCCCAGCAGATCGTCCTTGCGCAGGTGCTCGAAGCCACCAACTTGCTGTTTGAAGTCGGCGGCGCCTCGGCCACCAGCCAGGCCCGGCGCCTGGATCGGCATTGGCGCAATGCCCGCACCCTGGCCTCGCACAACCCGGCGATCTTGCGCGAGAAGGCGCTGGGCAACTACTACCTCAACGGCATCAGCCCCGGTGCCGCCTGGCGCCAGTTGCACGCCCAGGACAACGCTGCCCGCGACGAAGCCAGCGCGGTCTGA
- a CDS encoding ABC transporter permease, producing the protein MMTLQRLAWRLLAGIGVLWGAATLTFLAINLSAGDPALAILGGPDAMPSAELIAQVRAEYGLDQPLWVQYGQYLARLAQGDLGESYRLRIPVQQVISSQLGATVQLSLAAALLSIVLAVSCAVLTANRPRWVRSLVCGTELVLSSAPSFVIGIVLLLLFSFGWHLLPPSGSSSWQALILPSLALALPIAAVLTQVLRQELEDILEQPFIAMARARGMSETGVRLKHALRHALVPLVTLSGFVFASLLGGAVIVEMLFARQGIGRLMLDAALTKDMPLLLGITLLAAAIYVVVNFLVDLINHWVDPRSKSV; encoded by the coding sequence ATGATGACCTTGCAGCGATTGGCCTGGCGCCTGCTGGCCGGCATCGGCGTGCTCTGGGGCGCGGCGACCCTGACCTTCCTCGCCATCAACCTCAGTGCCGGCGACCCGGCCCTGGCGATTCTTGGCGGCCCGGATGCCATGCCCAGCGCCGAACTGATTGCCCAGGTGCGTGCCGAGTACGGCCTCGACCAGCCGTTGTGGGTGCAGTACGGCCAGTACCTGGCGCGCCTGGCCCAGGGCGATCTGGGCGAGTCGTACCGCCTGCGCATCCCGGTGCAGCAGGTGATCAGCAGCCAGTTGGGCGCCACGGTGCAGCTGTCGCTGGCCGCCGCCTTGCTGTCGATTGTCCTCGCGGTGAGCTGCGCGGTGCTCACCGCCAACCGTCCGCGCTGGGTGCGCTCGCTGGTCTGCGGCACGGAACTGGTGCTGTCCTCGGCACCGTCGTTCGTGATCGGCATCGTGCTGTTGCTGTTGTTCTCGTTCGGCTGGCACCTGCTGCCGCCGTCCGGCTCCAGCAGTTGGCAGGCGCTGATCTTGCCGAGCCTGGCCCTGGCCCTGCCGATTGCCGCGGTGCTGACCCAGGTGCTGCGTCAGGAGCTGGAAGACATCCTCGAACAGCCGTTTATCGCCATGGCCCGCGCCCGTGGCATGTCCGAGACCGGCGTGCGCCTCAAGCATGCCTTGCGCCATGCCCTGGTGCCGTTGGTGACCTTGTCCGGGTTTGTCTTCGCCAGCCTGTTGGGCGGCGCGGTGATCGTCGAAATGCTGTTTGCCCGTCAGGGTATCGGCCGGCTGATGCTCGACGCCGCGCTGACCAAGGACATGCCCTTGCTGTTGGGGATCACCCTGCTGGCGGCGGCGATTTATGTGGTCGTCAACTTTCTCGTCGACCTGATCAACCACTGGGTCGACCCACGCAGCAAAAGCGTATGA
- a CDS encoding ABC transporter substrate-binding protein, with amino-acid sequence MRVIARLGAPAVLGALLALGACKPVEPAPGQGSSGIDGTLHNGTLNYAAQDYYEAAPGKPGGTLRVSTASDTTTLDVHSISHGNVQWLGRILFDCLLYQDEQGNISPWLAKSWEISEDGKTYTFHLRDDVTFSDGEKFNARAVQVNLEHMRDPATKSPLAAAYIAPYVDGRIVDEYTFEAHLREPYSPFLDVLAQSWLSMISPRQILEAPKTIAEHPIGSGPFVLESYTRDQGANFVKRKGYNWAPAVTRHQGEAYLDRLELSIVPEPMIRFSTLESGQSDFTVDAPTQNARAIRDNPDLHMRSRIRKANPFRSLTFNVERFPFDDVQVRRAVAKAIDRDGQAWITGFGEYLAKGDFLAANTRYYDPAFKDVLAYDVAEANRILDQAGWSARDVGGYRVKNGQRLAAHLLTYETAAYPSSIAVAIQADLKKIGLKIDIDLLPLAQVTQRRYASDFQLIGGGYWHTNTPDGLYILYHSQAISTAKLIGQNAGRFRDAELDRVLSAARQTTDPVELSDLYRIAQERLAQTIPAVPVFESHVLLAYRKRVKGLIFDTSHNTPFFTSVWLDPEGK; translated from the coding sequence ATGAGAGTAATCGCAAGGCTGGGCGCGCCCGCCGTGCTTGGCGCGCTACTGGCCCTGGGCGCCTGCAAGCCGGTGGAGCCAGCGCCGGGGCAGGGCAGCAGCGGCATCGACGGTACGCTGCACAACGGCACCCTGAACTATGCCGCGCAAGACTATTACGAGGCCGCCCCGGGCAAGCCCGGTGGCACCCTGCGGGTGTCGACGGCATCCGACACCACGACGCTGGACGTGCATTCGATTTCCCACGGCAATGTGCAGTGGTTGGGGCGCATTCTGTTCGACTGCCTGCTGTACCAGGACGAGCAGGGCAATATTTCACCGTGGCTGGCCAAGTCCTGGGAGATTTCCGAGGACGGCAAGACCTACACCTTTCATTTGCGCGATGACGTGACCTTCAGCGATGGCGAGAAATTCAACGCCCGTGCCGTGCAGGTCAACCTTGAGCACATGCGCGACCCGGCGACCAAGTCGCCGCTGGCTGCCGCCTACATCGCCCCTTATGTGGACGGGCGCATCGTCGATGAATACACCTTCGAAGCGCACCTGCGCGAACCGTATTCGCCGTTCCTCGATGTGCTGGCGCAGTCGTGGCTGAGCATGATCTCGCCGCGGCAGATCCTTGAAGCGCCGAAGACCATTGCCGAGCACCCGATCGGTTCCGGGCCCTTCGTGCTGGAAAGCTACACCCGTGACCAGGGCGCCAACTTCGTCAAACGCAAGGGCTACAACTGGGCACCGGCAGTGACCCGCCACCAGGGCGAGGCCTACCTCGACCGCCTGGAACTGAGCATCGTCCCCGAACCGATGATCCGCTTTAGTACCCTGGAATCCGGCCAGTCGGACTTCACCGTCGATGCCCCGACCCAGAACGCCCGGGCTATCCGCGACAACCCGGACTTGCACATGCGCAGCCGCATTCGCAAGGCCAACCCGTTTCGCAGCCTGACCTTCAACGTCGAGCGTTTTCCCTTCGACGATGTCCAGGTGCGCCGCGCCGTGGCCAAAGCCATCGACCGTGACGGCCAGGCCTGGATCACCGGCTTTGGCGAGTACCTGGCCAAGGGCGATTTCCTCGCCGCCAACACCCGCTACTACGACCCGGCGTTCAAGGACGTGCTGGCCTATGACGTGGCCGAAGCCAACCGCATACTCGACCAGGCCGGCTGGAGCGCACGCGACGTCGGGGGTTACCGGGTCAAGAACGGCCAGCGCCTGGCCGCACATTTGCTGACCTACGAAACTGCGGCCTACCCGAGCAGCATCGCCGTGGCCATCCAGGCCGACCTGAAGAAGATCGGCCTCAAGATCGACATCGACCTGCTGCCCCTGGCCCAGGTCACCCAGCGCCGTTACGCCAGCGACTTCCAGTTGATCGGCGGCGGTTACTGGCACACCAACACCCCCGATGGCCTGTACATCCTCTACCACAGCCAGGCGATCAGCACCGCCAAGCTGATCGGCCAGAACGCCGGGCGCTTTCGAGATGCCGAGCTCGACCGGGTACTCAGCGCCGCACGGCAAACCACCGATCCGGTCGAGCTGAGCGACCTCTATCGCATCGCCCAGGAGCGCCTGGCGCAAACCATCCCGGCCGTGCCGGTGTTCGAGAGCCATGTGCTGCTGGCCTACCGCAAGCGGGTCAAGGGGCTGATTTTCGACACTTCGCACAACACCCCGTTCTTCACCAGCGTCTGGCTCGACCCGGAGGGCAAATGA
- a CDS encoding TonB-dependent receptor family protein, giving the protein MQAAQAQLDEIPGGTGLVRQAEVEKGRSATLEDTLAYQPGVYAQAAGGNDAIKISIRGSGANTSPGYFREGTKFLFDGLALTGAGGTPYELLDTQGLSYTEVLRGANAFEYGALSLGGAINFVTNSGLTAPGNRIKVEGGSFGWQKQTLSTGGVAGNADYFISVDNSKRDGYQDFTFTKAKGVVTNFGYRFNPKLETRLYIRYREEYHENSGALTLAQLKKNSSQTNPSTRATRGDSTKEGSTWVGSKTTYTFDDDSTLVAGLVYHNYPQILSKKSTVNPNYWDWRDINYSLKYTRSDQLFGLPSTTSVGWSSTQHIRSGVRTYSGDKDLGRLQKQVEYDGSFDHVFSLGNDLGLTDNLYLSTGLSAIEVKRNVDVNFSDRPNTSGIPSHYRYQEWKLAPRVGLRYYLTPDVQVFGNVSRSIDPPSSWSSSGSGVTTNFAKTLVPQSANTVELGIRGRSDIFDGSLTLYKSWIKDELLNVEILPATNTSAAVVSTSNASPTIHQGIEAGLTTKLWQRDNGDVLSWRQAYTLNDFHYRNDPLFAKNELPGLPKHIYQGELFYQYANGFYAGVNVRSASSTAVDYANSFYAPSYTLWGARLGYDAPNKTWQVYLDLKNLTDKDYVTALVPSYDAKGQDTASLYPGDGFGAYTGIAYNF; this is encoded by the coding sequence GTGCAAGCGGCGCAGGCGCAACTGGACGAAATCCCCGGCGGTACCGGGCTGGTCCGGCAGGCCGAGGTGGAGAAGGGCCGGTCGGCCACTCTGGAAGACACCCTGGCCTATCAGCCGGGGGTGTATGCCCAGGCTGCCGGCGGTAACGATGCGATCAAGATTTCCATCCGTGGCTCGGGCGCCAACACCTCGCCGGGCTACTTTCGCGAAGGCACCAAGTTTCTGTTCGACGGCCTGGCCCTGACCGGCGCCGGCGGCACGCCTTATGAGCTGCTCGACACCCAGGGCCTGAGCTACACCGAAGTGCTGCGCGGCGCCAACGCCTTCGAGTACGGCGCCTTGTCCCTGGGCGGAGCAATCAACTTCGTTACCAACTCCGGGCTGACCGCGCCCGGCAACCGCATCAAGGTCGAGGGCGGCAGTTTCGGCTGGCAGAAGCAGACCCTCAGCACCGGTGGCGTGGCCGGTAACGCCGACTACTTCATCAGCGTCGACAACTCCAAGCGCGACGGTTACCAGGACTTCACCTTCACCAAGGCCAAGGGCGTGGTCACCAACTTCGGCTACCGCTTCAACCCGAAACTGGAAACCCGCCTGTATATCCGCTACCGCGAGGAATACCACGAAAACTCCGGGGCGTTGACCCTGGCGCAACTGAAGAAGAACTCCTCGCAAACCAACCCCAGCACCCGCGCCACCCGTGGCGACTCGACCAAGGAAGGCTCGACCTGGGTCGGCAGCAAGACCACCTACACCTTCGACGACGACTCGACCCTGGTGGCCGGGCTGGTCTATCACAACTACCCGCAGATCCTCAGCAAGAAGAGCACGGTCAACCCCAACTACTGGGACTGGCGCGACATCAACTACTCGCTCAAGTACACCCGCAGCGACCAGCTGTTCGGCCTGCCGAGCACCACCAGCGTCGGCTGGAGCAGCACCCAGCACATCCGCTCCGGGGTGCGCACTTACAGCGGTGACAAGGACCTGGGCAGGTTGCAGAAGCAGGTCGAGTACGACGGCTCGTTCGACCATGTGTTCTCGCTGGGCAACGACCTCGGCCTGACCGACAACCTGTACCTGTCCACGGGCCTCTCGGCCATCGAGGTCAAGCGCAACGTCGATGTCAATTTCAGCGACCGGCCCAACACCAGCGGCATCCCCAGCCACTACCGCTATCAGGAATGGAAACTGGCGCCACGGGTCGGCCTGCGCTACTACCTGACCCCGGATGTGCAGGTGTTCGGTAACGTCAGCCGCTCCATCGACCCGCCCAGCTCCTGGTCCAGTTCAGGCTCCGGGGTGACCACCAACTTCGCCAAGACTCTGGTGCCACAAAGCGCCAACACCGTGGAGCTGGGCATTCGCGGGCGCTCGGACATCTTCGATGGCAGCCTGACCCTGTACAAATCCTGGATCAAGGACGAACTGCTCAACGTCGAAATCCTCCCGGCCACCAACACCTCGGCCGCCGTGGTCTCGACTTCCAATGCCAGCCCGACCATCCACCAGGGCATCGAGGCGGGGCTGACCACCAAGCTCTGGCAGCGCGATAACGGCGATGTACTGAGCTGGCGCCAGGCCTACACCCTCAACGACTTCCACTACCGCAACGATCCGCTGTTCGCCAAAAACGAGCTGCCGGGCCTGCCCAAGCACATCTACCAGGGCGAGCTGTTCTACCAGTACGCCAACGGTTTCTACGCCGGGGTCAACGTGCGCTCGGCATCGAGCACCGCGGTGGACTACGCCAACAGCTTCTACGCACCGTCCTACACCCTGTGGGGCGCACGCCTGGGCTACGACGCACCGAACAAGACCTGGCAGGTGTACCTGGACCTGAAAAACCTCACCGACAAGGACTACGTCACTGCTCTGGTGCCCAGCTACGACGCCAAGGGCCAGGACACCGCGTCGCTGTACCCGGGTGACGGCTTCGGCGCCTACACCGGGATTGCCTACAACTTCTGA
- the fdnG gene encoding formate dehydrogenase-N subunit alpha yields MGLGRRQFFKLCTAGVATATCASLGFAPGVAQATQSRQYKLLRAKETRNNCTYCSVGCGILMYSLGDGAKNAKARIFHIEGDPDHPVSRGSLCPKGAGLVDYVHSEQRLLYPEYRAPGSDKWQRISWDHAIERIARLMKDDRDANFIEKNAKGTTVNRWLSTGMLCSSAASSETGSLDQRFTRALGILGTDSQARVCHAPTVAALAPTFGRGAMTNNWVDIKNANVVLIMGGNPAEAHPVGFKWVIEAKIRNGAKVIVVDPRFNRSAAVADIYSPIRAGSDVTFLMGVVNYLISHDKIQHEYVRHYTNASLIVREDYHFDDGLFSGYDAKKRNYDRSSWTYELDSKGYAKRDLTLQHPRCVWNLLKAHVSRYTPDMVTNVCGTPKDDFLQICAILGETSAPDKTATFLYALGWTHHTNGAQMIRGSGMIQLLLGNIGMAGGGVNALRGHSNIQGYTDLGLLSLRLPGYMNLPSDEQTTLATYLKQSTPTALLEDQVNYYKHTPKFFISLMKSLWGDKATKDNDWGFDWLPKWDDSYDVLNYSNRMYEGKVNGYIAQGFNPVAAFPDKNKAQAALAKLKFLVIIDPLATETSSFWQNHGEQHDVDTAAIQTEVFRLPSSCFAEEDGSIVNSGRWLQWHWAGAAPPGEAWHDGKILGHLFLKIRELYEKEGGANPAPILNMAWDYADPLDPKPEEVAKESNGRALADLHDEQGNLILRKGQLLNDFSQLRDDGTTQCFNWIFAGSWTEQGNQMARRDNADSGLGCTPGWAWAWPQNRRILYNRASADPQGKPWDPKRKLIGWDGVRWSGVDVPDFAITAAPGGKVNPFIMLPEGLGRLFSAGAMNDGPFPEHYEPTESPLASNPLHPNVTYSPTARLYESDRQRMGKREEFPYVATTYSITELFRHWTKHARLNAIVQPEQFIEIGEKLAADKGIVQGDMVKVSTKRGYIKAKAVVTKRIRRLAVDGQDVDTIGIPCHWGYEGSTRKGFLANTLTPGIGESNTHTPEYKAFLVNIEKV; encoded by the coding sequence ATGGGACTTGGCAGACGACAGTTTTTCAAGCTGTGTACCGCCGGCGTCGCCACCGCCACCTGTGCGAGCCTGGGCTTTGCCCCGGGCGTGGCCCAGGCGACCCAGTCGCGCCAGTACAAGCTGCTGCGCGCCAAGGAAACCCGCAACAACTGCACCTATTGCTCGGTCGGTTGCGGGATTCTCATGTACAGCCTGGGCGACGGCGCCAAGAACGCCAAGGCGCGGATCTTCCATATCGAAGGCGATCCCGATCACCCGGTCAGCCGCGGCTCGCTGTGCCCCAAGGGCGCCGGCCTGGTCGACTACGTGCACAGTGAACAGCGCCTGCTCTACCCCGAATACCGCGCGCCGGGCTCGGACAAATGGCAGCGCATCAGCTGGGACCACGCCATCGAGCGCATCGCCCGGCTGATGAAGGACGATCGCGACGCCAACTTCATCGAGAAGAACGCCAAGGGCACCACGGTCAACCGCTGGCTCAGTACCGGCATGCTCTGCTCGTCGGCGGCCAGCAGCGAAACCGGCTCGCTGGACCAGCGCTTCACCCGCGCCCTGGGTATTCTCGGCACCGACAGCCAGGCCCGGGTCTGCCACGCGCCGACCGTTGCCGCGCTGGCGCCGACCTTCGGCCGTGGTGCGATGACCAACAACTGGGTCGACATCAAGAACGCCAACGTCGTGCTGATCATGGGCGGCAACCCGGCCGAGGCGCACCCGGTGGGCTTCAAATGGGTGATCGAGGCGAAGATCCGCAACGGCGCCAAGGTCATCGTCGTCGACCCGCGCTTCAACCGCAGCGCCGCGGTGGCCGACATCTACTCGCCGATCCGCGCCGGCTCCGACGTGACCTTCCTGATGGGCGTGGTCAACTATCTGATCAGCCACGACAAGATCCAGCACGAATACGTGCGCCACTACACCAACGCCAGCCTCATCGTGCGCGAGGACTACCACTTCGACGACGGTCTGTTCAGTGGCTATGACGCCAAGAAGCGCAACTACGACCGTAGCTCCTGGACCTACGAGCTCGACAGCAAGGGCTACGCCAAGCGCGACCTGACCCTGCAGCACCCGCGCTGCGTGTGGAACCTGCTCAAGGCCCACGTCAGCCGCTACACCCCGGACATGGTGACTAACGTCTGCGGCACGCCCAAGGACGACTTCCTGCAGATCTGCGCGATCCTTGGCGAAACCAGCGCCCCGGACAAGACCGCGACCTTCCTCTACGCCCTGGGCTGGACCCACCACACCAACGGCGCGCAGATGATCCGTGGCTCGGGCATGATCCAGCTGCTTTTGGGCAACATCGGCATGGCCGGTGGCGGGGTCAACGCCCTGCGCGGCCACTCCAACATCCAGGGCTACACCGACCTGGGCCTGTTGTCGCTGCGCCTGCCCGGCTACATGAACCTGCCGTCCGACGAGCAGACCACGCTGGCCACCTACCTCAAGCAGTCGACGCCGACGGCGCTGCTGGAGGACCAGGTCAACTACTACAAGCACACGCCGAAATTCTTCATCAGCCTGATGAAAAGCCTCTGGGGCGACAAGGCCACCAAGGACAACGACTGGGGCTTCGACTGGTTGCCCAAGTGGGACGACAGCTACGACGTGCTCAATTACAGCAACCGCATGTACGAGGGCAAGGTCAATGGCTACATCGCCCAGGGCTTCAACCCGGTGGCGGCCTTCCCGGACAAGAACAAGGCCCAGGCGGCGCTGGCCAAGCTCAAGTTCCTGGTGATCATCGACCCGTTGGCCACCGAGACCTCCAGCTTCTGGCAGAACCACGGCGAGCAGCACGACGTCGATACCGCAGCGATCCAGACCGAAGTGTTCCGCCTGCCCTCCTCGTGCTTTGCCGAGGAAGACGGCTCGATCGTCAACTCCGGGCGCTGGCTGCAATGGCACTGGGCGGGCGCGGCGCCACCGGGTGAAGCCTGGCATGACGGCAAGATCCTCGGCCACCTGTTCCTGAAGATCCGCGAGCTGTACGAAAAGGAAGGCGGCGCCAACCCGGCACCGATCCTCAACATGGCCTGGGACTACGCCGACCCGCTGGACCCCAAGCCGGAAGAAGTGGCCAAGGAGTCCAACGGCCGCGCCCTCGCCGATCTGCACGACGAGCAAGGCAACCTGATCCTGCGCAAGGGCCAGTTGCTCAATGACTTCTCGCAGCTGCGCGACGACGGCACGACCCAGTGCTTCAACTGGATCTTCGCCGGCTCCTGGACCGAACAAGGCAACCAGATGGCCCGTCGCGACAACGCCGACAGCGGTCTGGGTTGCACCCCGGGCTGGGCCTGGGCCTGGCCGCAGAACCGGCGCATCCTTTACAACCGCGCCTCGGCCGACCCGCAGGGCAAGCCGTGGGACCCGAAACGCAAGCTGATCGGCTGGGACGGCGTGCGCTGGAGCGGCGTCGACGTGCCGGACTTTGCCATCACCGCCGCCCCCGGTGGCAAGGTCAACCCGTTCATCATGCTGCCTGAAGGCCTGGGCCGGCTGTTCTCAGCCGGCGCCATGAACGACGGGCCGTTCCCCGAGCACTACGAGCCCACCGAAAGCCCGCTGGCGAGCAACCCGCTGCACCCGAACGTGACCTACAGCCCGACCGCGCGGCTGTATGAAAGCGACCGCCAACGCATGGGCAAGCGCGAAGAGTTCCCCTACGTGGCGACCACCTACTCGATTACCGAGTTGTTCCGTCACTGGACCAAGCACGCCCGGCTGAACGCCATCGTCCAGCCCGAGCAGTTCATCGAGATCGGCGAGAAGCTGGCTGCCGACAAGGGCATCGTTCAGGGCGACATGGTCAAGGTCAGCACCAAGCGTGGCTACATCAAGGCCAAGGCGGTGGTGACCAAGCGCATCCGCCGCCTGGCCGTCGATGGCCAGGATGTCGACACCATCGGCATTCCCTGCCACTGGGGTTACGAGGGCAGCACGCGCAAGGGCTTCCTGGCCAACACCCTGACCCCGGGCATTGGCGAGTCGAACACCCATACGCCGGAGTACAAGGCGTTTCTCGTGAACATTGAAAAGGTCTGA
- the fdxH gene encoding formate dehydrogenase subunit beta, with protein MQSQDIVRRSATNVLTPAPHTRDHQAEVAKLIDVSICIGCKACQVACNEWNDLRDEVGHNVGVYDNPADLSAETWTLMRFDEVEDESGKLEWLIRKDGCMHCADPGCLKACPQPGAIIQYANGIVDFQSEHCIGCGYCIAGCPFDVPRISKKDNKAYKCTLCVDRVSVGQEPACVKTCPTGAINFGSKEDMLHQASERVTELQGRGFAGAGIYDPQGVGGTHVVYVLQHADKPQLYHKLPTDPRISNAIQGWKGWMKPVAAAAFFATLAGTLFHYIGVGPNEVDEQDQKIEEDTHA; from the coding sequence ATGCAATCCCAAGACATCGTCCGCCGCTCAGCCACCAACGTGCTGACCCCGGCGCCGCACACCCGCGATCACCAGGCCGAAGTGGCCAAGCTGATCGACGTGAGCATCTGCATCGGCTGCAAGGCCTGCCAGGTGGCATGCAACGAATGGAACGACCTGCGCGACGAGGTCGGCCACAACGTTGGCGTGTACGACAACCCGGCCGACCTCTCGGCCGAAACCTGGACGCTGATGCGCTTCGATGAAGTCGAAGACGAAAGCGGCAAACTCGAATGGCTGATCCGCAAGGACGGCTGCATGCACTGCGCCGACCCCGGCTGCCTGAAAGCCTGCCCGCAACCGGGGGCGATCATCCAGTACGCCAACGGCATCGTCGATTTCCAGTCCGAGCACTGCATTGGCTGCGGCTACTGCATCGCCGGCTGCCCGTTCGATGTGCCGCGCATCAGCAAAAAGGACAACAAGGCCTACAAGTGCACGCTGTGCGTCGACCGCGTGTCGGTCGGCCAGGAGCCGGCCTGCGTCAAGACCTGCCCGACCGGAGCGATCAACTTCGGCAGCAAAGAAGACATGCTGCACCAGGCCAGCGAGCGGGTCACCGAGCTGCAGGGCCGCGGCTTTGCCGGCGCCGGCATCTATGACCCGCAGGGCGTCGGCGGCACCCACGTGGTCTACGTGCTGCAGCACGCCGACAAGCCGCAGCTGTACCACAAGCTGCCCACCGACCCGCGCATCAGCAACGCCATCCAGGGCTGGAAAGGCTGGATGAAACCGGTGGCTGCGGCGGCGTTCTTCGCCACCCTGGCCGGCACCCTGTTCCACTACATCGGCGTCGGCCCCAACGAAGTCGATGAACAGGACCAGAAGATCGAAGAGGATACCCACGCATGA
- a CDS encoding formate dehydrogenase subunit gamma produces the protein MNKDKLILRTRFIERASHWFMVICFFAVALSGLSWFFPSLNGLNAVFGTPQLARILHPFFGVVVFLLLMFLFVRFVRYNLPEREDLQWFKNVKQVLAGKHEPALNIGKYNAGQKILFWGIMGLISLLLLSGVVIWRPYFAPLFSIPTIRIGLLVHALAGISLILLIIGHAYLAFWVKGSIRGMVTGYVSRSWAKTHHDRWYRQLNNKQGKAGSDK, from the coding sequence ATGAACAAGGACAAACTGATCCTGCGCACGCGCTTCATCGAGCGCGCCAGCCACTGGTTCATGGTGATCTGCTTCTTCGCCGTGGCACTGTCGGGGCTGTCGTGGTTCTTCCCCTCGCTCAACGGCCTCAATGCGGTGTTCGGCACCCCGCAGCTGGCGCGCATCCTCCACCCGTTTTTCGGCGTGGTGGTGTTTTTGCTGCTGATGTTCCTGTTCGTGCGCTTCGTGCGCTACAACCTGCCGGAACGCGAAGACCTGCAGTGGTTCAAGAACGTCAAGCAAGTGCTGGCCGGCAAGCATGAGCCGGCGCTGAACATCGGCAAGTACAACGCCGGGCAGAAGATCCTGTTCTGGGGAATCATGGGCCTGATCAGCCTGCTGCTGCTCAGTGGCGTGGTGATCTGGCGGCCGTACTTCGCGCCGCTGTTCAGCATCCCGACCATTCGCATCGGCTTGCTGGTGCATGCGCTGGCCGGCATCAGCCTGATTCTGCTGATCATCGGCCACGCCTACCTGGCGTTCTGGGTCAAGGGCTCAATCCGCGGCATGGTCACCGGCTACGTCAGCCGCAGCTGGGCCAAGACCCACCACGACCGCTGGTACCGTCAGCTGAACAACAAGCAGGGCAAGGCCGGGAGCGATAAATGA